The proteins below are encoded in one region of Paenibacillus albus:
- a CDS encoding nucleotidyltransferase: MRTVGLIVEYNPFHNGHHYHLQQSLKITNSDAVVAVMSGNFLQRGEPALLNKWTRAEMALRGGCDVVIELPVAYSTQAAEWFGYGAVALLEATGVVDALCFGSEAGDIGPLRRVARQLAHEPAAFEGLIADCLGGGASYPAAYSEAVRRFMLAAGDDEAAAFPLAQPNNTLGLHYLLALERLGSAIEPFTVRREKAGYSQTSITDAQIASATAIRGIVLGDAAAPADAAPYVPASTLELLLRDNALGRARNSWTQYESALFHKLASEPAEALERYHEMSEGLEYRIKRMLPELEALHFEALLDKLKTKRYTRTKLQRALLAVLLGHSKELMSREKLREGIQYIRVLGFTKRGQELLGRMRKTAKLPILTSAARAQHPDPYLALDVQATSVYALGWPDATPRDLFRDYYEKPITIS; the protein is encoded by the coding sequence ATGCGGACAGTTGGGCTTATTGTCGAGTATAACCCATTTCATAACGGTCATCACTATCATTTGCAGCAATCGCTCAAAATAACGAACAGCGATGCAGTCGTCGCCGTAATGAGCGGCAACTTCCTGCAGCGCGGCGAGCCTGCGCTGCTGAATAAATGGACGCGCGCCGAGATGGCGCTTAGAGGCGGCTGCGACGTTGTCATTGAGCTGCCGGTCGCCTACTCTACGCAGGCGGCGGAATGGTTCGGCTACGGCGCCGTGGCGCTGCTGGAAGCGACAGGCGTCGTAGACGCGCTCTGCTTCGGCAGCGAGGCCGGAGACATCGGGCCGCTGCGCCGGGTTGCCCGGCAGCTCGCGCATGAGCCCGCGGCATTCGAGGGGCTCATAGCGGATTGCCTTGGCGGCGGCGCGAGCTATCCGGCTGCGTACAGCGAGGCCGTGCGCCGCTTCATGCTGGCCGCGGGAGATGACGAGGCGGCCGCGTTCCCGCTTGCGCAGCCCAATAATACGCTTGGGCTGCATTACCTGCTCGCGCTGGAGCGGCTCGGCAGCGCGATTGAGCCCTTCACCGTGCGCCGCGAGAAAGCCGGCTACTCGCAGACGAGCATTACCGATGCGCAAATCGCAAGCGCTACGGCGATTCGCGGCATCGTGTTAGGCGACGCCGCAGCACCGGCGGATGCAGCACCTTATGTTCCCGCGTCGACGCTAGAGCTGCTGCTGCGCGATAACGCGCTTGGACGCGCTCGAAACAGCTGGACGCAGTACGAGTCGGCCTTGTTCCACAAACTCGCGAGCGAGCCTGCTGAGGCGCTTGAACGGTATCATGAGATGAGCGAGGGGCTCGAGTACCGCATCAAACGAATGCTGCCAGAGCTCGAGGCTCTGCATTTTGAAGCACTGCTGGACAAGCTGAAGACGAAGCGCTACACGCGCACGAAGCTGCAGCGGGCATTGCTGGCGGTACTGCTCGGTCACTCCAAAGAACTGATGTCGCGCGAGAAGCTCCGCGAAGGCATCCAGTATATCCGAGTACTCGGCTTCACCAAGCGAGGCCAGGAGCTGCTAGGGCGAATGCGCAAGACAGCTAAGCTGCCGATCCTAACCAGTGCCGCCCGTGCACAGCACCCCGATCCTTACTTGGCGCTTGACGTCCAGGCGACCTCCGTCTATGCGTTAGGATGGCCGGATGCAACGCCTCGCGATCTGTTTCGCGATTACTATGAGAAGCCGATTACGATTAGTTGA
- a CDS encoding YceD family protein: MEINVRELAAKGLKISYQENLDTDWLKQVRKDIISTSPMAVNMTTWGEDGVAHVEGELSVDAELACSRCLEPTHSHVVVPFHERFKPESKLTGDEEEAIIPVEEDKLELDPFLEEMLMLSLPFVPLCKEDCKGLCHSCGTNLNEQKCGCQTDPIDPRLAALKDFFNKGD, from the coding sequence ATGGAGATTAATGTTCGAGAATTAGCAGCCAAGGGACTAAAGATTTCTTATCAAGAAAACTTAGATACCGATTGGCTGAAGCAAGTTCGTAAAGACATCATCAGTACGAGCCCGATGGCAGTCAATATGACCACATGGGGCGAAGACGGTGTTGCCCATGTGGAGGGCGAGCTGTCCGTCGATGCTGAGCTTGCGTGCTCACGTTGTTTGGAGCCGACGCATTCGCATGTTGTCGTTCCGTTTCATGAGCGCTTCAAGCCAGAGTCGAAGCTAACTGGCGATGAAGAAGAGGCTATCATTCCAGTGGAGGAAGACAAGCTCGAGCTGGACCCATTTCTTGAAGAAATGCTAATGCTCTCGCTGCCTTTTGTGCCGCTTTGTAAAGAAGACTGTAAGGGTCTTTGCCACTCCTGTGGCACTAACTTGAATGAGCAAAAGTGCGGGTGTCAAACCGATCCTATTGATCCAAGACTCGCCGCCTTGAAAGATTTTTTTAACAAAGGGGACTAA
- the rpmF gene encoding 50S ribosomal protein L32 produces the protein MAVPQRRTSKTRRDKRRTHFKLAVPGMVKCEQCGELKLAHRVCKVCGTYKAREIIKQ, from the coding sequence ATGGCAGTACCACAACGTAGAACGTCCAAAACACGTCGTGACAAACGCCGCACGCATTTCAAACTGGCGGTGCCAGGTATGGTGAAATGTGAGCAATGCGGAGAGTTGAAATTGGCTCACCGTGTGTGCAAAGTTTGCGGAACATACAAAGCAAGAGAGATCATCAAGCAATAG
- the fapR gene encoding transcription factor FapR yields the protein MVRTIERLPKKQRHQLLQSLIEDNPFITDQELTRQLKVSIQTVRLDRLELGIPELRERMKLMAERSYDPVRSLPLHEIIGDIVDLQLDHSGISLFEIKEEHVFSRTGIARGHHVFAQANSLAVAVINDEIALTATADIRFVRSVKLGEKCIAKAYVRSGSGGRSKAKVEVCSYVGDEMVFQGHFVIFRSAGEPVIEGGMDGADRN from the coding sequence GTGGTGCGGACCATCGAACGTCTTCCGAAGAAACAAAGACACCAGCTGCTGCAAAGTTTGATCGAGGACAATCCGTTCATTACGGATCAGGAGCTGACGCGTCAACTAAAGGTTAGTATTCAAACGGTGCGGCTTGACCGGCTGGAGCTCGGCATTCCCGAGCTGCGGGAACGAATGAAGTTAATGGCGGAACGTTCGTATGATCCCGTCCGATCACTGCCGCTGCACGAGATAATCGGGGATATTGTAGATTTGCAGCTGGACCACAGCGGCATCTCGCTTTTTGAAATTAAAGAAGAACATGTATTTTCAAGAACCGGCATTGCCCGCGGACATCATGTCTTTGCACAGGCGAACTCGCTGGCGGTTGCAGTCATAAACGATGAAATTGCTTTGACAGCAACTGCGGACATTAGGTTCGTGCGTTCGGTGAAGCTTGGAGAGAAATGCATCGCGAAAGCATACGTGCGTTCTGGCTCCGGCGGCCGCAGCAAGGCGAAGGTTGAAGTTTGCTCTTACGTAGGCGATGAGATGGTGTTTCAAGGCCATTTCGTCATCTTCCGTTCAGCAGGCGAGCCGGTTATCGAAGGAGGAATGGATGGTGCGGATCGCAATTGA
- the plsX gene encoding phosphate acyltransferase PlsX yields MRIAIDAMGGDHAPSLIVQGAVEAALEWPELRIILVGDTAQIEKHIGAKKPSNIEIVHADDVIGPEDEPVKAVRRKKNSSMVMAGQLVREGHAEAMLSAGNTGALMTTGLLVVGRLEGMERPALVTMLPTMDDVGCLALDLGANMDAKPEHLLQYAIMGSIYRSKMNGMEKPRVGLLNVGTEAMKGNELTKAAYELLESAPINFIGNVEARDVLLRNCDVLICDGFAGNIMLKAMEGTAGTLFKAIRDVFTSSLLTKLAAAVVLPRMRKLRGKMDYTEHGGAPLLGVNGLVVKCHGSSDVKAVKNAVRQAKLAIESNLISSIAAEISRK; encoded by the coding sequence GTGCGGATCGCAATTGACGCGATGGGAGGCGACCATGCCCCTTCACTAATTGTGCAAGGCGCAGTGGAAGCAGCACTGGAATGGCCGGAGCTCCGAATTATTCTAGTCGGGGATACGGCGCAGATTGAGAAGCATATTGGAGCCAAGAAGCCTTCCAATATCGAGATTGTTCATGCGGACGATGTCATCGGGCCGGAAGATGAGCCGGTGAAAGCGGTTCGCCGTAAGAAAAACTCCTCCATGGTCATGGCGGGACAGCTCGTGCGGGAAGGCCATGCGGAGGCAATGCTATCTGCTGGCAATACCGGCGCACTGATGACGACAGGATTGCTCGTCGTTGGACGTTTGGAAGGCATGGAGCGCCCGGCGCTCGTAACGATGCTGCCGACGATGGATGACGTAGGCTGTCTTGCGCTTGATCTTGGCGCGAATATGGATGCAAAGCCGGAGCACTTGCTTCAGTATGCCATTATGGGAAGTATTTATCGCAGCAAAATGAACGGCATGGAGAAGCCTCGCGTCGGACTGCTTAATGTCGGAACAGAGGCGATGAAAGGGAATGAGCTGACGAAGGCGGCCTACGAGCTGCTGGAATCGGCACCGATCAATTTTATTGGCAATGTGGAAGCGCGCGATGTGCTGCTCCGCAATTGCGACGTCCTCATATGCGACGGCTTTGCCGGCAATATCATGCTCAAAGCGATGGAAGGTACGGCCGGAACGCTATTCAAGGCGATCCGCGACGTATTTACAAGCAGTCTGCTGACTAAGCTGGCGGCGGCAGTCGTCTTACCGAGAATGAGGAAGCTTCGCGGCAAAATGGATTATACAGAGCATGGCGGAGCGCCGCTGCTCGGCGTTAACGGTCTCGTTGTCAAATGTCACGGCTCTTCAGATGTGAAGGCAGTCAAAAATGCTGTAAGGCAAGCGAAATTAGCCATCGAGAGCAATTTAATTTCGTCAATCGCAGCGGAAATTAGCAGGAAGTGA
- a CDS encoding beta-ketoacyl-ACP synthase III, whose protein sequence is MQLHPVGILGTGKYVPERILTNQELEQMVETNDEWIVSRTGMRERRIAAPEQATSDLAFQASKAALAAAGINAEDLDLIIVATITPDMFFPSTACLLQEKLGAKKAAAFDLSAACSGFIYGMATASNMIATGMYKHVLVVGAETLSRITDYTDRNTCILFGDGAGAVVLGQVPQGRGFQSFELGADGAGGELLKVCGGGSRMPSSAESIENKHHFIYMAGNEVYKFAVRIMGNAAEEALRKAGMDKSEIDLLIPHQANIRIINSAINRLDLSPEKCMINLDKYGNVSAASIPIALAEAVEQNRVKEGDKLVMVGFGGGLTWGASVLIW, encoded by the coding sequence ATGCAACTACATCCCGTAGGCATACTCGGCACAGGCAAATATGTGCCAGAGCGGATTTTGACGAATCAAGAATTGGAACAGATGGTTGAGACGAACGACGAGTGGATCGTGTCACGTACCGGCATGCGTGAGCGCCGGATTGCAGCTCCCGAGCAAGCAACGTCGGATCTCGCGTTTCAGGCCTCGAAGGCAGCCCTCGCAGCTGCAGGCATCAACGCTGAGGATCTCGATCTGATCATCGTAGCAACGATTACGCCGGACATGTTCTTCCCTTCGACAGCTTGCTTGCTGCAGGAGAAGCTCGGAGCGAAGAAAGCAGCAGCATTCGACCTGTCTGCAGCTTGTTCCGGATTCATCTACGGTATGGCAACAGCTTCGAACATGATCGCAACTGGCATGTATAAGCATGTGCTCGTAGTTGGCGCGGAGACGTTGTCCCGCATTACAGACTATACGGACCGCAACACGTGCATTCTGTTCGGCGATGGCGCAGGCGCAGTCGTGCTTGGCCAAGTGCCGCAAGGCCGCGGCTTCCAATCGTTCGAGCTTGGCGCTGACGGCGCTGGCGGCGAGCTTCTGAAAGTGTGCGGAGGCGGCTCGCGCATGCCTTCTTCAGCGGAGAGCATCGAGAACAAGCATCACTTTATCTATATGGCGGGCAACGAAGTTTATAAATTTGCGGTTCGCATCATGGGCAACGCCGCTGAAGAAGCGCTTCGCAAAGCGGGTATGGATAAAAGCGAGATCGATCTGCTGATCCCGCATCAAGCGAATATTCGCATCATTAATTCGGCGATCAACCGTCTTGATCTGTCACCTGAGAAATGCATGATCAATCTTGATAAATACGGCAATGTATCAGCTGCATCGATTCCGATTGCACTGGCTGAAGCTGTTGAGCAGAACCGCGTGAAGGAAGGCGACAAGCTGGTTATGGTCGGCTTCGGCGGCGGTTTGACTTGGGGCGCTTCCGTACTCATTTGGTAA
- the fabD gene encoding ACP S-malonyltransferase: MGKIAFVFPGQGAQAVGMGKDVYEAVDASRAVIDSADAALGFSLSDIIFNGPEEKLKQTANTQPALLTVSIALLEALKDRGITPDFVAGHSLGEYSALVAAGSLSFEDAVRTVRARGEFMEQAVPSGQGAMAAVLGAEREALAALCASVSADAGSVELANVNCPGQIVVSGTAAGVQGVVERGKEAGAKRVIPLEVSGPFHSSLMKPAAEKLADVLANVQVNDAAVPVVANVTAKPVTNAEEIRSLLAEQVYSPVLWEDSVKYLIEQGVDTFVEIGSGTVLAGLIKKIDKSVNIISINSLEALKAVAL; this comes from the coding sequence TTGGGCAAAATCGCTTTTGTATTTCCAGGCCAAGGGGCACAAGCCGTTGGCATGGGTAAAGATGTTTATGAAGCTGTAGATGCTTCGCGCGCAGTCATTGATTCAGCGGATGCGGCTCTGGGCTTCTCGCTCAGCGATATTATCTTTAACGGTCCAGAGGAGAAGCTGAAGCAGACTGCGAATACGCAGCCAGCATTGCTAACAGTAAGCATCGCGCTGCTGGAAGCATTGAAGGATCGCGGCATCACGCCAGACTTCGTTGCAGGCCACAGCCTCGGCGAATATAGCGCTCTTGTAGCAGCAGGCTCTCTTTCATTCGAAGATGCAGTGCGCACGGTTCGCGCTCGCGGCGAGTTCATGGAGCAAGCCGTTCCAAGCGGTCAAGGCGCAATGGCAGCTGTTCTCGGCGCAGAACGCGAAGCTCTAGCAGCACTATGTGCTAGCGTCTCAGCAGATGCAGGCTCGGTTGAGCTTGCTAATGTAAACTGCCCGGGCCAGATCGTAGTTTCTGGTACGGCAGCAGGCGTTCAAGGCGTAGTAGAGCGCGGCAAAGAAGCCGGCGCAAAACGAGTAATTCCGTTAGAAGTGAGTGGACCATTCCACTCCTCGCTCATGAAGCCGGCAGCTGAGAAGCTGGCGGACGTTCTCGCGAACGTTCAAGTAAACGACGCAGCGGTTCCAGTAGTCGCGAACGTAACGGCTAAGCCTGTAACAAATGCGGAGGAAATCCGCAGCTTGCTCGCAGAACAAGTGTATTCACCGGTTCTATGGGAAGACAGCGTGAAATATTTGATCGAGCAAGGCGTTGATACATTCGTCGAAATCGGCTCAGGCACTGTTCTTGCAGGCCTGATTAAGAAGATCGACAAGTCGGTTAATATCATTTCGATCAACAGCTTGGAAGCGTTGAAGGCAGTAGCTCTGTAG
- the fabG gene encoding 3-oxoacyl-[acyl-carrier-protein] reductase — MTFADLSGKTALVTGASRGIGRSIAIALAEAGADVAINYSGSEAAAAETAQQIEALGRRTLVLKANVGKSDEFENMVKQVVETFGAIDILVNNAGITRDNLIMRMKEEEFDQVIETNLKGVFNGIKAVTRQMMKQRSGRIINISSVVGVLGNPGQANYVAAKAGVIGLTKASARELSSRGITVNCVAPGFIQTDMTDKLPQETREKLAADIPLARLGNPEDIAAAVRFLASGAAAYMTGQTIHVDGGMYM, encoded by the coding sequence ATGACTTTTGCAGATTTGTCTGGTAAAACAGCGCTAGTCACGGGAGCATCCCGTGGCATCGGCCGCTCGATCGCGATCGCTCTCGCCGAGGCAGGAGCAGACGTTGCCATCAACTATTCCGGCAGCGAAGCAGCAGCGGCGGAAACGGCGCAGCAGATCGAAGCTCTCGGCCGCCGCACGCTCGTGCTAAAGGCCAACGTCGGCAAATCCGATGAGTTCGAGAACATGGTCAAGCAGGTTGTCGAGACATTCGGCGCCATTGACATTCTCGTGAATAATGCGGGCATTACGCGTGACAATCTAATCATGCGTATGAAGGAAGAAGAGTTTGACCAAGTCATTGAGACGAATCTCAAAGGCGTATTCAACGGCATCAAAGCGGTAACGCGCCAAATGATGAAGCAGCGCTCGGGCCGCATCATTAATATCTCCTCCGTTGTCGGCGTTCTCGGCAATCCGGGGCAGGCTAACTACGTGGCAGCTAAGGCAGGCGTTATCGGCCTGACGAAGGCATCTGCGCGTGAGCTGTCTTCCCGCGGGATCACGGTGAACTGCGTAGCGCCTGGTTTCATCCAGACGGATATGACCGACAAGCTGCCGCAGGAGACGCGTGAGAAGCTTGCTGCGGACATTCCGCTCGCAAGGCTTGGCAATCCTGAAGATATTGCAGCAGCAGTCCGCTTCCTGGCATCCGGCGCTGCTGCTTACATGACAGGCCAAACCATCCACGTAGACGGCGGCATGTACATGTAA
- the acpP gene encoding acyl carrier protein, with amino-acid sequence MSDVYDRVKRIVVDRLGVDESEVSLEASFKEDLGADSLDVVELVMELEDEFDMEISDEDAEKITSVGEVVNYISSLAK; translated from the coding sequence ATGTCCGATGTATATGATCGTGTAAAACGCATCGTTGTCGACCGCCTTGGCGTAGATGAATCGGAAGTGTCTCTCGAGGCTTCGTTTAAAGAAGATCTTGGAGCAGACTCTCTTGATGTCGTAGAACTCGTCATGGAACTGGAAGATGAGTTCGATATGGAAATCTCTGATGAAGATGCAGAGAAAATTACGAGTGTAGGGGAAGTTGTTAATTACATATCTTCTCTAGCTAAGTAA
- the fabF gene encoding beta-ketoacyl-ACP synthase II produces MKQRVVVTGMGVMTSLGSDLNTFWSNLMEGKSGVSVIDAFDFSEYPTRIAAEIKNFNPEDYNIDKKEARRMDRFVQFAVVASQLAVKNASLDIGNNVDAERIGVMIGSGIGGLGTWEDQHNILLEKGPKRVSPFFIPMMIANMASGQVSMATGAKGPNSTAVTACATGTHSIGDSFKMIQRGDADVMICGGAEATIRPTGMAGFCSMRAMSTRNEEPEKASRPFDKDRDGFVMGEGSGVLILESLEHAQQRGAHIYAEIIGYGMSGDAHHMTEPDPDGAARCMVKALRDGGIEPTQIDYINAHGTSTPVGDLSETTAIKKTFGDHAYKLAVSSTKSMTGHLLGAAGGVEAVILGLTLQNGIIAPTINLDNQDPECDLDYVPNTPREADVKYALSNSFGFGGHNATIVMKKYEA; encoded by the coding sequence ATGAAACAGAGAGTAGTCGTTACGGGCATGGGAGTTATGACTTCGCTCGGTTCCGATTTAAATACATTTTGGAGCAATTTGATGGAAGGCAAGTCAGGCGTTTCAGTTATTGATGCGTTTGACTTCTCTGAATATCCGACACGAATTGCAGCTGAAATCAAGAACTTCAATCCAGAAGATTACAATATCGACAAGAAAGAAGCTCGCCGTATGGACCGCTTCGTTCAATTCGCTGTTGTAGCGAGTCAGCTGGCTGTGAAGAACGCTTCGCTTGATATCGGCAACAATGTCGATGCTGAGCGCATCGGCGTTATGATCGGTTCGGGTATCGGCGGTCTCGGCACATGGGAAGACCAGCATAATATTTTGCTGGAGAAAGGTCCTAAGCGTGTCAGCCCGTTCTTCATCCCGATGATGATTGCGAACATGGCTTCCGGCCAAGTCTCGATGGCAACAGGTGCGAAAGGCCCGAACAGCACGGCGGTAACCGCTTGTGCGACAGGTACGCATTCCATCGGCGACTCGTTCAAAATGATTCAGCGCGGCGATGCAGACGTCATGATCTGCGGCGGTGCCGAAGCGACAATTCGTCCGACAGGCATGGCAGGCTTCTGCTCCATGCGCGCGATGTCGACACGGAATGAAGAGCCTGAGAAGGCATCCCGTCCATTCGACAAAGACCGTGACGGTTTCGTTATGGGCGAAGGCTCTGGCGTGCTCATTCTCGAATCGCTTGAGCATGCTCAGCAGCGCGGCGCTCACATCTATGCCGAAATCATCGGCTACGGAATGAGCGGCGATGCGCATCATATGACGGAGCCCGATCCAGATGGCGCAGCACGTTGTATGGTTAAAGCACTTCGTGACGGCGGCATTGAACCGACTCAGATCGATTACATCAATGCACACGGCACTTCAACGCCGGTCGGTGATCTTTCGGAGACGACTGCGATCAAGAAAACGTTCGGCGACCATGCATACAAGCTGGCAGTCAGCTCGACGAAGTCGATGACGGGTCACTTGCTTGGCGCAGCCGGCGGTGTAGAGGCGGTTATTCTCGGCCTTACGCTTCAGAACGGCATTATTGCACCAACGATCAATCTCGATAATCAAGATCCTGAATGCGATCTCGATTATGTCCCTAACACGCCGAGAGAAGCAGACGTGAAATACGCGTTGTCCAATTCGTTCGGTTTTGGCGGTCATAACGCTACGATCGTGATGAAAAAATATGAAGCATGA
- the rnc gene encoding ribonuclease III translates to MKHDKFEELQQRLQLRFRTVRLLKQAFTHTSYVNEHRQSAMEHNERLEFLGDAILQLTVSEFLYKTFPERPEGQLTRMRASIVCEPSLARFAEMLDLGSHVLLGRGEEQLGGRQRPALLADLFEAFVGGIYLDQGLETVRAFLATHMFPHIDSDGGLLVKDFKSTLQEKAQHASMGPIEYRITEERGPAHDREFVVEVYIGDSSYGSGAGRTKKEAEQQAAAEAWRKLAQ, encoded by the coding sequence ATGAAGCATGATAAGTTTGAAGAGCTGCAGCAGCGTCTGCAGCTTCGATTTCGTACGGTGCGCCTGCTGAAGCAGGCGTTCACCCATACTTCATATGTGAATGAGCATCGACAAAGCGCGATGGAGCATAACGAGAGGCTTGAATTTCTAGGGGATGCAATTCTGCAGCTCACGGTTTCGGAGTTTCTGTACAAGACATTCCCGGAGCGTCCAGAAGGCCAGTTAACCCGGATGAGAGCTTCAATCGTATGCGAGCCTTCGCTTGCCCGTTTCGCAGAAATGCTGGATTTGGGTTCACATGTTCTGCTTGGACGAGGTGAAGAGCAGCTTGGAGGAAGGCAGAGACCAGCCTTGCTCGCTGACTTGTTTGAAGCGTTCGTCGGTGGGATTTACCTGGATCAAGGATTGGAAACCGTTAGAGCTTTTCTTGCAACACATATGTTCCCGCATATCGACAGCGATGGCGGCTTACTCGTTAAGGACTTCAAATCGACGCTGCAGGAGAAAGCGCAGCATGCGAGCATGGGGCCGATCGAGTACCGGATTACGGAAGAACGTGGTCCGGCGCATGACCGTGAATTCGTAGTCGAAGTGTACATCGGGGATTCGTCTTACGGATCGGGAGCAGGCAGGACGAAGAAAGAGGCTGAGCAGCAGGCTGCAGCGGAAGCTTGGAGAAAGCTTGCTCAGTAA